CATAAAATCTTCAAACACCTAGCAAGCACTACTTTTCACGAGTGCATTATGCAGGAGGACTAAGTTAACAAGTGCTCTGCAATCTGTGCTTCAATGTAAGACATTCGTAGTGATGGTCACTGAGTAAGACAAAAAGCCCTACAAATGTAATAAACAAACAGCAGTGATTTTGCTATCTAATTAAATTATTTGAAGCAAAATGACTACTAGGTTATATTACTGCTATTATATTACATCACTCAACTATGAGCTGTTCTGTTTCCAATGACCAGAACATACggtataataacaaaaacaaaaaatggactaTTCTCAAGAAAGTAATAAACTGGAGCGATCAACTGTGCCAAAATGTTTGAGAGACTGAATTGTTTCTCAAATATTGTACAGTTAAAGCACCCTCTGCTGTAGACAGAGTACTTGGTTTACAGTAATGTACAACACTTTCAAAGACATGAAATGTGGCCAGTATACTATATTTAAACTTAATTTGAGAAAAGTATCAAAAAAGAAGTCCCTTTAGTTATGCTTGATTAGaccaaataactaaaatatacaaatcaaCTCTCCTGTCTACATACAGTATAGTGTTGACATTAGAATTACAAAGcagaaagtgaaatattttaaacataccaCATGCTACACTAGTCAAGAGGTAAGGAGGAAAAGTGAGCCCTAGAAACTGCCTTACCAGCAGCCTGACgggtttaaaaaacacaaaagcacataAATCTTCCATAAACGCTATCTTTCCAGCTTCAAACCTCTGTTCTATATTAAAaaggtatatttaaattttttggtcCCAGAAATACTATATAAAACCAGGTGATCAAAACAAAACTTATGTCatgaattttaagagtttttagcaaAAAAGTTGTTTTTGAACTGGCACAGCAAAAGCAAAGTTGAACATCATGATACACAAGACTAATCATGCAAACAACTGTAAGTGGGATGTGTTACTTAAACACTAAGCTCATGACTGACATTCTCAATATataccactgatttttttaagcCATGGTGGGGTATAGTTCAAGGATACCCATTCTAAGATATAAGTAGCCTCACTCAAAGTTATATATACTATTACTTTTTGGTATAATGACCTCCTCTCTTTTctacaaacaaaagcaaaagcaacaaaacaaaggTTTGCTTGAATACACATTAAGCTGTCTTTCTAAAGTCATGTTTTTAACTGCATACATTaccaaaaacagtattttaagtTTTCTCATCAAAAAGGAAATTTCTTTCCCAAGAAGCTATTTTAGGCCTGATCCTTGTAATTAGAACCTTTCCAAATACTCTGGGAAGTTATTTCCAGTTTAGAATTTCAGAATGTCAGCCTTGAACAGATTTAAGCAAATCTGGTTTTTTCCTTATTAACAAGTTAGTTAGGATATTTCAGAAACACAAGTTATTGATGTGAAATTACACATGTGAattcaaatatacaaattagaaaatcagGAAAACCTGCACACATCATCATGCAATGAAGGACTTACCCCTTCTTTTCAGCCATGGCCTAGGCTGCCTGCTAAGTTAAAAAACAACAGTTTCAATCAAGGTTTTAAAACCAGATTATGCCTAAATCTTATGAGTTATAATTTCTGTCACGTCATGTGAAAAAAACACAACCCCACAAATGACTTGGTAATGATTATCTCAGAAGACAACTctgagaacaaaaaacaaaaaacacatcacACCCTCCCCGTGAAAAACGATTATCGTAGTGAGACACTAAATTATTTAAACACAATCAAGAAAACGAAGTTTGCTAGCATAGTCTACTGGAGAGAAATGAGAACTTCATTTAGTGAGCTTCATTTAATGATTCTGTCTTACTTGCATAGATCTCTCACAACTAAGAATTAGTGCTTCTCAGAATCCAAACGgcttttattaaaataactacaaagaaatagaaattgagAAAAAGGTAGTAGTGGGATAGGATAATATATCCTTATATGTAGAAATAGACTTGCAGTTTCTCACGCCCACTCCAATCGAAATTAAATGGATTTAAAGTTGATTTTCAACATATTTATTAAGAACTTTTCACCTAGGCAGGgatactaatttaaaaatttcaagttCTTAGTATAGAGCCCCAGACCTACAACTATTAGTCTTGCAGCAAATAGCCAAAATTTCTGGTTGTGCTTTTCTCTTTTGGTATTTGATCACTAACAAGATTAACTATAATggactaggggaaaaaaaaatcactgcactGGGAATTTGACTTCTAGAATGGTATGCCAAAATGTCTAAGAAGGTAAAGACAGTCCTTAAGAAACAGGATAAATCACTGGACAGGTGgctctttgggaggtcaaggtgggaggattgcttgaggaaaggagcttgagaccagcctggccaataaggtgagaCCTCATAtcttaaaaaaccaaaacaacaacaaaaacaagaaaaccacaTTGTAAACTGTTAGGAATCCTTTATACTAACTGAGCATTAAGAGTAAATttgagggccgggcatggtggctcatacctgtaatcccagcgctttgggaggctgaggtgggcggatcacgaggtcaggagttcgagaccagcctaaccaacatgatgaaaccccatctctattaaaaatagaaaaattagctgggcgtggtggcacacacctgcaatcccagctactcaggaggctgaggcaggagaattgcatgaacctgggaggtggagggtgcagtgagctgagactgcgcaactgcactccagccagggcgacaaagcgtgactgtttcaaaaaaaaaaagttaatttgaggctgggcgtggtggctcacacctaatcctagcaccttgagaggctgacacgggtggatctcctgagcccaggagttggagaccagcctgggcaacatggagaaaccccgcctctaccaaaaatacaaaaaaaaaaattagctgggcgtggtggcgcgtgcctgtagtcccagctactcagtaggctgaagtGGCAGGATGGCTTgcatccgggaggtggaggttgtagtgagccgagagcgtaccactgcaccccaacctgggtgacaaactgAGACCCCATCCCctgacccccccaaaaaaaaggtcAATTTGAGTGCTAACTTTTATAAAGCTCAGGAGACAGAATTCGAACAATGCATAAGATTAAAGATAGCTTCAgtgatctttttaatttttatttgagacaccgtctctctgtcacccagggcagagtggcatgatcacggctcatttcagcctcaacctccccaggctctggtgatcctcccaccttggcctcaagcaggaaggactacaggcacgtgccagctaccacactcagctaatttgtgtactttttgtagagacagggtcttgctatgtttcccaggctggtcttgaactcttgggctcaaaatctgcccacctcagcctcctccaaagtgctgggattacagtcatgagccaccgtgcccagcccataaaCCTTTAAAAGCCAAAATTATGTACCCAAATTTGGTATCCTAGGATCAGGCAAAGTTTAAAAGTGTAGGGCAACTggataaaatataacaatcagAAATAATAAGGCTTCTCTTTAGCAACATTTCTCTAAATTGTGACTTCCTtcccattttggaaaaaaacagtTTCTTGTAGAAAAGAATAatggactgggcgcggtggctcatgcctgtaatcccagcactttgggaggctgaggcgggcggatcacctgaggtcaggagttcaagaccagcctggccaacatggtgaaaccctgtctctactaaaagcacaaaaattagccaggcatgatggcgggtacctgtaatcccagctactcgggatgctgaggcaagagaatcactcgaacctggcaggcagaggttgcagtgagccgagattgcaccactgcactccagcctgggcaacaagagcaaaaaaaaaaaaaaaaagaaaaggaataatgaaGATTCTATATAATATGCATTAGAGCAAAAATTAAAGTGGAAGGCATTGAGTGTCGATTGTCATAGGCATTATTTACACTCATTAACATATCCTCAAATAATCCTGCAACTcctgaaaaaaatgttgaaaaaattttaaatgccttttatttctcagtCTACACTAATACTTTTCTTCTTAGAGAAACAAAGTTCACACATGTAACTTGCTCTGTATTTAGTCAATTAGCTAAAGATCTATACTTTTGCCAACTACCCTCACCTCAGATTGAAGGCTTAAAGTCTATAAACAGCTGCtaatgaaaaatattcaaaaaatgcaTGAGCCAATAAAAAATTTCTCATCAGTCACATCTTCTAGGAAAGAAAGTGGCATTTCTagataaacataagaaaatataaatgcgAACATTCTCAAATTATCTTGCTGAAATATTGAGTGTTTTCATCCAAATTTCGGTCTGACTATTGCACATGCCTCCTGCAGATGAGGGCTCAATGCAGAAGTCAGATCTTGCCAAAATCaatcatttaataaaaaatgaaaaagaatatcaaAGTAAATGTGCAAATAAAATTGGTGCTTAAAGCATGTTCAAAACATAAGTCCCCAAGATAAAGGAGTTATAACTCGTTGGCAGGAAAACAGCTAAGCAACTACACCTGATTTTTCCACTTGTCCTTAATAAGATCTTATGTAGCTAGCACAaacaaaccaaagacaaaaattgcAAGCTAACAAAATGACCATGTATTGAACTGAGTCTCCCATTCTTTAGTTTTTAACTCTATTTCCTTTATATGGGGTAATAATCAGTTCATGTAGAAAGTAAGTTATCGACATACTTTTTCAAGTAACAGCCTGGATATCTTCAGCTTCACGAAATGGTTTAACAGTTTTAATCGGCATGCTTGAGAGAACCTAGCATTCAATCTGAGAGCTTGGCACTCGCCTCATGTTCAGGGCGTGACGATGTATCTCTTGCATCTGTCTGATGCGGTCCTTCTGCCACATCAGGTTTTGAGGCATAGGGTATCTCTGTGTGCCATGCAAGTACCGGTATGGGATCCTCACGTGACAAGCAGTGGCTCTACAACGAGGTTGTGGCATAGGAGGAAGAAGCATCCACCTCTTCCTCTCCGCACAATATCGGTAGGCTTCTTTCCGATACTGTTTATCAATATCATCACTGTTTTTCCAGCCTCCTATAATAAAGACATCATCTTTGTAATAGCAAATGGCTGCTCCTTCGATGCTTAGGACTTCTGGAGGCAAGCTTTCAAGGATCTCATCAGACACTTGGCTGGCAATTTTTCTTACTGCCTCTTCGTTTTCTAAACAATAACTCTTGGGACAACATGATGCTGTCTGATAAAAGTTTGAATTGACCACAGACATTTGGAAAAAGCAGTAATTGTCAATAAGCGGCAAAGATTCCACATCTTGCCACTGTCGAGTCTCTGTATCATAGCAAGTAATTacagcctttaatccatcttcagtgtCCCGGTCTACAGGAGTGCGGGCGGCAATGTATACAAACCGGTCTTCAATGGCTAGTGCTTTGACATCTCGAAGAATCTTTGGTGCCGATTCCAAGTTGTGCCATTTATCAAGCTCAGGATTATAAACAGTCACATCTTTAAAACCAGGACTAAAGTTGCCATGTCCTCCAATGCTATAGAGCTTCCCTTTGACTTCTGTTAGTCCAAAAGAATGCTTTCTTGTCATCAGACTACAAACATGTTCCCATGTATTCAAATTTGGGTTATACCTTTCTACAGTTTTAGCAAACCCTGGCTCCATTGATCCAGCAACATACACGTAGGATTCTGTTACTGCAACAGCATGTCCATCGAGGTGATTATGAATATGTGGCAGATTTACCCATCTGTCCTCATCAACAAAATATCCCACACATTCACTTAAATAGTCCCCTCCTTCTGACACACCTCCAATAACCATGATCACATCCATGTTTTGCCCATAACGAGGCAATAGTGAGACATGAGAAGTGGGGTGCTGGCATGTGCCAGATTGTATATTCTCAGCTCTCAGAGCATGTCTCTCCACTGCGTCAGCGACCAACTTGACACAAACTTCATTATTGGCTACCAGCCTCTCTGGTTTGACATGTCGAGTAAGGTAGGTAGGTTTCATCTGGGACAACCTGAGCAATTTAAAAAGTTCTTCaaagtatctctctctctcttcagcatttctctgaaCCCATTTCAAAACGGTTTCAAAGAGAACCTCTTCAGAATCAACCGTAATTTCCAAATCTGAAAGCCAGTCTCTAATGAGATGGAAAGGTAACGTATAAAATTCTTCATCCTGAATCACTTTGTGGAAATTTCTCCGTATCATATCAGCAGCCTTCAGAGCAAGTTGGCTCAGGGTGTACATGTGTGCTAAGCTATGAATTGCCACACAATTTGAGAGATGAAgttttttcttgagaaattctCCACAAAATTCTTTTAAACGAATGAGTAGGAAcctaaaatcaagaaaaagagaaaagattaatTTTAAGAATGTGCATATTTTAtgtggttacttttttcttttttttgagacagggtcccactctgccacccaggctggagtgcagtggcgtgatctcagctcactgcaacctctacctcctgtgttccagcgattctcctgcctcagcttcctaagtagttggggcatgctaccacgtccagctaatttttgtattcttagtagagacagggtttcaccatattggctaggctggtctaaaactcctgacctcaaagtgatctgcccacctcggcctcccaaagtgctgggattacagg
The sequence above is drawn from the Symphalangus syndactylus isolate Jambi chromosome 20, NHGRI_mSymSyn1-v2.1_pri, whole genome shotgun sequence genome and encodes:
- the KLHL11 gene encoding kelch-like protein 11; its protein translation is MAAAAVAAAAAAAAAASLQVLEMESMETAAAGSAGLAAEVRGSGTVDFGPGPGISAMEASGGDPGPEAEDFECSSHCSELSWRQNEQRRQGLFCDITLCFGGAGGREFRAHRSVLAAATEYFTPLLSGQFSESRSGRVEMRKWSSEPGPEPDTVEAVIEYMYTGRIRVSTGSVHEVLELADRFLLIRLKEFCGEFLKKKLHLSNCVAIHSLAHMYTLSQLALKAADMIRRNFHKVIQDEEFYTLPFHLIRDWLSDLEITVDSEEVLFETVLKWVQRNAEERERYFEELFKLLRLSQMKPTYLTRHVKPERLVANNEVCVKLVADAVERHALRAENIQSGTCQHPTSHVSLLPRYGQNMDVIMVIGGVSEGGDYLSECVGYFVDEDRWVNLPHIHNHLDGHAVAVTESYVYVAGSMEPGFAKTVERYNPNLNTWEHVCSLMTRKHSFGLTEVKGKLYSIGGHGNFSPGFKDVTVYNPELDKWHNLESAPKILRDVKALAIEDRFVYIAARTPVDRDTEDGLKAVITCYDTETRQWQDVESLPLIDNYCFFQMSVVNSNFYQTASCCPKSYCLENEEAVRKIASQVSDEILESLPPEVLSIEGAAICYYKDDVFIIGGWKNSDDIDKQYRKEAYRYCAERKRWMLLPPMPQPRCRATACHVRIPYRYLHGTQRYPMPQNLMWQKDRIRQMQEIHRHALNMRRVPSSQIEC